In the genome of Elusimicrobiales bacterium, the window ACAGTATGTCGTTAATTGTTGGCGGCGGCACTGGAAGTTTCATATGTTATCAGTTTATATCAAATTGATACCATTGTCAACATCATCATCCTTTTACAACAAAATGTGCTTTGAAAACACGCAGTTTGTATTCTTGTCAATTATTTAATAACAATACATATCAAATTAAAACTAATTGATAAACTAAACACCCTTATTGCAAATGCTTCGCTGATTTATCCAATCCCCGAACAATGCGCCGGTTCCGTTTAGTTTGCGTATCACCGGCTCATAACAGTCAAGCGAAGGGGAGGGACGCTCGTTCTCAAACGCGGTTCCGGGCAGCGGCATGAAGGTGTGCGCGTGTATGCGCGCGCCCATGCGGGCCAGCTCCTCCATGCAGCGCGCGCTGGCGGCGGCGTCAGCCTCCGTCTCGCCGGGCAGGCCGAAGATGAAATCCACATTCGCCTTCAGTCCGGCCCTGACGGTTATCTCCGCCGCGCGCATGAAATCCTCCGGGGTATGTCCGCGCCCGCAGGCCGCCAGCAGGGACGGGCTTGCGGTCTGCGCGCCGATGACTATGTTATCGTTGTCGCAAAACCGCCTTACAAGGGCTATGGTTTCCGCCGTAACATGCTCCGGCCTGACCTCCGACGGGAAGGATCCGAAAAACACTTTGCCCCCGCCCGGATGCAGCGCGCCGGAAAGCCCCGCCAGCAGATTTTCCAGCGCGGGAAGGTTCAGCGCCCTCCCGTCCGGCGAGCCGTAGGCGAAAGCATCCGGCGTAATGGCGCGGAAATGCGTCAGCCCGCGCGCCGCCAGCGCAGCTGACGCGGCCAACACCGCCTCCGCCCCCCGGTGGCGCATTTTCGCGCCGAAATATCCGGAGGTGCGGCAGAATTTGCAGGCATTGGGGCAGCCGCGCGTTATCTCCACCGCGCCGAAAATATCGCGTGGAAACGATACCGGCGGGTATTTGTCCAGATCAACCGCCGGCGGCGGCGCATTGGAAACAAGCCGCCCGCCTTCCAGATGCGAAATTCCGGGCAGCGCGCGCCAGTCGCCGCCGCAGGCGAGGGTTTTAAGCAGCGCGGGGAACGTGGCCTCGCCCTCGCCGGAGATAACGGCGTCAAAGCCGCGCTCCAGCATCTCGCGCGGGCGGGCCGAGGCATGCACCCCCCCTGCGGCAAGCAGGACTTTTCCCCCCGCCGTCGCTTTGGCGGCGGCTGCCAGCCCGCAGGCCTCTTTCGCCTGGAATGTAAAGAACGTGAAAGCCGCGACCAGCGGCTTTGCGCCGGAAGCGGTTTGGAGCGCGGCCTGGAACTCCGCCGCGTTTGCGGCGCGCAGCAGCCTCCAGCCGGAGAGTTCCGGCTCGGTATCCAGCGCGCCCGCCAGCGCGCAGAGCGTGTTCTTGTTCTGCGGCGGACAGAAGAATATAAGCGTCGGCGACGTCATAAAATGTAGAATCACATGATATGAAAATAGGGTTCCCGGCTGCGATGATTGCGGCCCTGCTGGCGACGGCGGCGGTTTTGTTCATGCCGGCGGTCAGCGCGGATTTCACCAACTGGGACGACGATGTTTATATCACAAACAACCCGCTTGTCCGGGATTTTTCCGCAGAAAACGTAAAACTGGCGTTTTCCTCCGCGCACAAGGGGCTCTACAAGCCGCTGACGCTGCTGAGCTTTGCCGCCGAGCATAAGCTGTTCGGCCTCAATCCCGCGGCCTATCACGCGGACAATCTGATTCTTCATCTGTGCAACTGCCTGCTGGCGGGAAGACTGGCATTCCTGCTTGCCGGGACGGAGGCGGCATTTGCCGCCGCGCTGCTGTTCGGCGTGCATCCGATGCATGTGGAATCCGTCCTCTGGCTGGCCGAGCGTAAAGACCTGCTTTACACCATGTTTTTCCTGCTGTCCGTGCTGGCGTATATGGAATACCGCCGCGCAGGCTCGCGTCTTTGCCATGCCGCGTCGGCGGCGGCGCTGGCGCTTTCCATGATGTCCAAGCCGCAGGGCTTCATGCTGCCCGCCGCGCTTGTGCTTGTTGACTGGCTGCAGGGGCGCAGATTTACGCTGAAGGACAAAATACCGCATATCATCCTGGCGGGCGGATTTCTGGCGGCGGCATTATTTTCGGTAAACAAGGCGGACGCGCTGTTCCGGCGGCCCGGTTTCACCGTGTTTGACAATTTCTGCGTCGGCTGCTACGGACTGCTGTGCTATGTGCGGCGGTTTTTCCTGCCTTTTGACCTGGCGGCGGTGTATCCCTATCCGCAGAAGGCCGGCGGCTGGCTGCCGCCGGTGTTTGTGGCCGCGCCGCTTGCCGCGGCGGCGGTCGCTGCGGGGGCGTTATGGCTGTGGCGCGCGAACAGGCGCGTCATTTTCGGAATTCTGTTTTTTCTGGCTGCGCTGCTGCCGGGGCTGCAATTTTTGCCGGTAAGCCCCAGCGTCGCCTTTGACCACTATTCGTATCTGGCCTATTTCGGGCTGTTTTTTGCGGCGGCGGAGCTGCTGGCGCATTCCCCTAAAGGCCGCGCCGTGCTGCTGGCGGCGGCGCTGGCGCTGGCGTTTGCGGCGCGGGAACGCGCTTTCGCCTGGCAGAACAGCCTGACTCTCTGGAACGACGAATTATCCAAATACCCGGGAGAGCCTATAGCCCTCAACAACCGCGCGCTGGCGTATCTGCGGCTGGGCGAGACAAAGGCCGCCCTTTCCGACGCCGGCGCCGCCATAGCCGCCGAGCCGGGCGAGGGGCGCAACCTGCTCACGCGCGGGCTCATTCACGAAACCGCGGGCAGCCCGGGCAAAGCCATGGCGGACTACAACCGCGCGCTGGAAATAAACCCGAATCTGCCCGAGGGATACATAAGCCGCGGCAATTTGCTGCGGGACGGCGGGGATTTGCGCGCCGCCTTTGCCGATTACGCGCGCGCCGCCCGGCTTAGCCCGGAGCCGGACGGGGCATACAACAACATGGGCAACTGCGCCTTC includes:
- a CDS encoding TIGR04013 family B12-binding domain/radical SAM domain-containing protein, which produces MTSPTLIFFCPPQNKNTLCALAGALDTEPELSGWRLLRAANAAEFQAALQTASGAKPLVAAFTFFTFQAKEACGLAAAAKATAGGKVLLAAGGVHASARPREMLERGFDAVISGEGEATFPALLKTLACGGDWRALPGISHLEGGRLVSNAPPPAVDLDKYPPVSFPRDIFGAVEITRGCPNACKFCRTSGYFGAKMRHRGAEAVLAASAALAARGLTHFRAITPDAFAYGSPDGRALNLPALENLLAGLSGALHPGGGKVFFGSFPSEVRPEHVTAETIALVRRFCDNDNIVIGAQTASPSLLAACGRGHTPEDFMRAAEITVRAGLKANVDFIFGLPGETEADAAASARCMEELARMGARIHAHTFMPLPGTAFENERPSPSLDCYEPVIRKLNGTGALFGDWINQRSICNKGV
- a CDS encoding tetratricopeptide repeat protein, translated to MKIGFPAAMIAALLATAAVLFMPAVSADFTNWDDDVYITNNPLVRDFSAENVKLAFSSAHKGLYKPLTLLSFAAEHKLFGLNPAAYHADNLILHLCNCLLAGRLAFLLAGTEAAFAAALLFGVHPMHVESVLWLAERKDLLYTMFFLLSVLAYMEYRRAGSRLCHAASAAALALSMMSKPQGFMLPAALVLVDWLQGRRFTLKDKIPHIILAGGFLAAALFSVNKADALFRRPGFTVFDNFCVGCYGLLCYVRRFFLPFDLAAVYPYPQKAGGWLPPVFVAAPLAAAAVAAGALWLWRANRRVIFGILFFLAALLPGLQFLPVSPSVAFDHYSYLAYFGLFFAAAELLAHSPKGRAVLLAAALALAFAARERAFAWQNSLTLWNDELSKYPGEPIALNNRALAYLRLGETKAALSDAGAAIAAEPGEGRNLLTRGLIHETAGSPGKAMADYNRALEINPNLPEGYISRGNLLRDGGDLRAAFADYARAARLSPEPDGAYNNMGNCAFKLGQRDKALEFYGAALKLNPNYADAWFNKGQICLARGELQCAEHGFSRALRLEPLNSGALALRAQARLRSGDFRAALGDYEAASASGGGNADIFSGMGAARLRLGDAEGAVAAFSRAAELEPRSAAAHYNRGQAFLAKGDCAAALADYSRAVKLDPHYDKAVSAREQARKNPACAGQPAAKAERAIRSSVIREQVR